The following coding sequences lie in one Cyanobacterium sp. Dongsha4 genomic window:
- the folP gene encoding dihydropteroate synthase, protein MTQSLTIRNYHFEWGKRTYLMGILNVTPDSFSDGGNFYSVDNGVKQALKMVDEGADIIDIGGQSTRPGAKQITLEEELNRVIPVIRALRQKSDIPISVDTTRSEVAKEAIASGADIINDISGGTFDREMLPTIAKLNVPIILMHIKGTPETMQSLTDYQDLIGEIKDFLQKQINQATNLGIKKEYIIIDIGIGFAKNYEQNIELLRAINQFKLMNFPLLVGTSRKSFIGKILNQDDPKKRVWGTAASCAYAITQGVDILRVHDVAPMYDIVRVTDAISRRLN, encoded by the coding sequence ATGACTCAATCTTTAACTATCCGCAATTATCACTTTGAGTGGGGTAAACGAACCTATTTAATGGGCATTCTCAATGTTACTCCCGACAGTTTCAGTGATGGGGGAAATTTTTATTCCGTGGATAATGGGGTTAAACAGGCGTTAAAAATGGTCGATGAAGGTGCAGATATTATTGATATTGGGGGGCAATCCACTCGCCCGGGGGCAAAACAAATTACTCTCGAAGAAGAATTGAATCGGGTTATTCCTGTAATTCGGGCTTTACGGCAAAAATCTGATATTCCTATTTCCGTTGATACCACTCGCTCTGAAGTTGCAAAAGAGGCGATCGCATCTGGTGCGGATATAATTAATGATATTTCGGGGGGAACTTTCGATCGGGAAATGCTACCTACAATCGCAAAATTAAATGTACCGATTATTTTAATGCACATTAAAGGCACTCCTGAAACCATGCAAAGTTTAACGGATTATCAAGATTTAATAGGAGAAATAAAAGATTTTTTACAAAAACAAATTAATCAAGCAACTAACTTAGGAATAAAAAAAGAATATATTATTATCGATATTGGTATTGGTTTCGCAAAAAATTATGAGCAGAATATAGAATTACTAAGAGCAATTAATCAATTCAAATTAATGAATTTTCCCTTGTTAGTGGGAACATCGAGAAAAAGTTTTATCGGCAAAATTTTAAACCAAGACGATCCTAAAAAACGAGTTTGGGGAACTGCCGCCAGTTGTGCTTATGCTATTACTCAAGGAGTAGATATTCTCAGAGTTCATGACGTTGCACCTATGTACGATATTGTCAGAGTAACAGATGCTATATCCCGAAGACTAAATTAA
- a CDS encoding MFS transporter, whose protein sequence is MSTKKVSDNQQTSENYQQVNQHRPQFSFRQILNMNLGFLGIQFAWGLQMANMSAIFEYLGADAHQLPILWIAAPLTGLLIQPIIGNLSDYTWTPLGRRRPYFLGGAVLGAIALLFMPHSPSIWVAAILLWLLDSSANISMVPFRAFVGDLLPQDQRTKGFAIQSVMVGMGAISASALPWILSHFFQIDNTTNALHQIPLTVEYSFYTGAILFLGTVIWTVITTPEYPPQNLEKFERLQEQRGGIMSSIRESWQSLQNMPSTMTYLAKIQFFTWLGIFCFFLYFPPAVARNIFGATNQGSLLYSDGIEWAGVCFALFNGVCVIFSFLLPNFAQKIGRQTIHCLCLFCGGISLIALLFIHNKYILLFSMFGFGIAWASALVMPYAMLTESIPPQRRGIYQGIFNFFIVLPEIAVSLCFGWIMNYFLHDNHLLAVVLGGVFLIIGAGFTLPRVEGLKAIFPQSSN, encoded by the coding sequence ATGAGTACAAAAAAAGTATCAGATAATCAGCAAACATCAGAAAATTATCAACAAGTAAATCAACATCGCCCTCAGTTTAGTTTTCGGCAAATATTGAATATGAATCTAGGTTTTTTAGGTATTCAATTTGCTTGGGGACTACAAATGGCAAACATGAGTGCTATATTTGAGTACTTAGGGGCAGACGCTCATCAGTTACCTATTCTTTGGATTGCCGCACCCTTAACGGGTTTATTAATTCAACCAATTATTGGTAACTTAAGTGATTATACATGGACTCCTTTAGGTAGGAGAAGACCTTATTTTTTAGGTGGGGCGGTTTTAGGTGCGATCGCACTTTTATTTATGCCTCATTCTCCTAGTATTTGGGTTGCCGCTATTTTACTATGGCTATTAGATAGTAGTGCTAATATTAGTATGGTTCCTTTTCGAGCCTTTGTTGGTGATTTACTGCCTCAAGACCAACGTACAAAGGGATTTGCAATACAAAGTGTTATGGTGGGTATGGGGGCAATATCTGCTTCTGCCCTGCCTTGGATTTTAAGTCACTTTTTTCAGATAGATAACACCACTAATGCTCTTCATCAAATACCTTTAACCGTTGAATATTCCTTTTATACTGGTGCAATTCTCTTTTTAGGAACGGTAATTTGGACTGTTATCACAACTCCAGAATATCCTCCTCAAAACTTAGAAAAATTTGAACGCCTACAGGAACAAAGAGGGGGAATTATGAGTAGTATAAGAGAAAGTTGGCAATCATTGCAAAATATGCCTTCGACGATGACTTATTTAGCCAAAATTCAATTTTTTACTTGGTTAGGTATATTCTGTTTTTTCCTCTATTTTCCCCCTGCGGTAGCTAGAAATATTTTCGGTGCAACGAATCAAGGTTCACTGCTTTATAGTGATGGTATTGAATGGGCAGGAGTTTGTTTTGCTCTATTTAATGGTGTATGCGTTATTTTTTCCTTTTTGTTACCTAACTTTGCTCAAAAAATAGGTCGTCAAACAATCCATTGTTTATGCTTATTCTGTGGTGGTATTAGTCTTATCGCTCTACTATTTATCCACAACAAGTATATATTATTATTCTCCATGTTCGGTTTTGGTATCGCTTGGGCTAGTGCTTTAGTTATGCCCTATGCCATGTTAACCGAATCAATTCCCCCTCAAAGACGAGGTATTTATCAAGGAATCTTCAACTTTTTCATTGTTTTACCAGAAATTGCGGTTTCTCTGTGCTTTGGCTGGATTATGAACTATTTTCTCCATGACAATCATCTTTTAGCCGTTGTTTTAGGGGGAGTATTTCTGATTATCGGTGCTGGTTTCACCTTACCTAGAGTGGAAGGGTTGAAAGCTATTTTTCCCCAAAGCTCCAATTAA
- a CDS encoding ComF family protein — protein MLNHFLSLFLKDNCPLCQRTAEKIICSYCQQKIDLCQLDSPQELTSDNFLIFAWGKYDGTLKRAIASLKYNGNRNLGVLMGQWLGKKWLESGNKEKYKKLTVIPIPLHPKKLKQRGFNQAELISRGFTQITGYSLKPNLLQRVKDTTAMFGLNPSARRKNITKAFEIGQDLATINKSYPILIVDDIYTTGTTVNEARQVLTKHKLLSIGVATLSKVNSE, from the coding sequence ATGTTAAATCATTTTTTGTCGTTATTTTTAAAGGATAATTGTCCCCTTTGTCAACGCACAGCAGAAAAGATTATTTGTTCTTATTGTCAGCAAAAAATAGATCTTTGTCAACTGGATTCCCCTCAAGAATTAACATCTGATAATTTTCTTATTTTTGCATGGGGAAAATATGACGGTACATTAAAAAGAGCGATCGCATCTTTAAAGTATAATGGCAATAGAAATTTAGGAGTGTTAATGGGGCAATGGTTAGGAAAAAAATGGCTTGAGTCGGGAAACAAAGAGAAATATAAAAAATTAACAGTAATTCCAATTCCCCTACACCCTAAAAAATTGAAACAAAGAGGATTCAATCAAGCCGAATTAATCTCTCGTGGTTTTACTCAGATTACAGGCTATTCTCTTAAGCCAAATCTTTTACAAAGAGTGAAAGACACAACAGCAATGTTTGGTTTAAACCCCTCTGCCAGAAGGAAAAATATCACAAAGGCTTTTGAAATAGGGCAGGATTTAGCCACAATCAATAAAAGTTACCCAATTCTAATCGTAGATGATATTTACACCACAGGCACAACCGTTAATGAAGCCCGACAAGTTTTAACTAAACACAAATTACTATCGATAGGAGTAGCGACTCTCTCTAAAGTGAATAGCGAATAA
- a CDS encoding DUF3531 family protein has protein sequence MEINFREFNPFDLWIWLEFDHVPSEMEKQYVEELFNSWFYIGKLGGFNAENLQIQDTGIDISYLQYDYDFADNAMMSPMHNMGEFEYVGNWGRCWFDLGTSDLIALDVLINSLKELAKEYVGIIQLIIGGENEDWTVEKRNDFDD, from the coding sequence ATGGAAATAAACTTCAGAGAATTTAACCCTTTCGACTTATGGATTTGGTTAGAGTTTGATCATGTTCCCTCAGAAATGGAAAAGCAATATGTAGAAGAATTATTTAATTCATGGTTTTATATCGGTAAATTAGGCGGCTTTAACGCAGAAAATTTACAAATTCAAGATACAGGAATTGATATTAGTTACTTGCAGTACGATTATGATTTTGCAGACAATGCCATGATGTCTCCTATGCACAATATGGGAGAATTTGAGTATGTTGGTAATTGGGGAAGATGTTGGTTTGATTTAGGTACAAGTGACTTAATTGCTCTTGATGTTTTAATCAATTCTCTTAAGGAATTAGCAAAAGAATATGTTGGCATTATTCAGTTAATTATTGGCGGAGAAAATGAGGATTGGACAGTAGAAAAAAGAAATGATTTTGATGATTAA
- a CDS encoding adenine phosphoribosyltransferase, producing the protein MDLKALIRDIPDFPQPGVIFRDITTLLKEPKGLKYVIDSLALECEKLENIPDYIIGIESRGFIFAPALAYHLDAGFVPVRKKGKLPADVHSIEYQLEYGTDTLEIHQDAITSGSKVMIVDDVIATGGTAKATADLVQKIGSELVAFGFIVELTGLEGRKKLPDLPCISLVEY; encoded by the coding sequence ATGGACTTAAAAGCCTTAATCCGAGATATTCCTGATTTTCCCCAACCCGGTGTCATTTTTAGAGACATTACCACATTATTAAAAGAACCAAAGGGCTTAAAGTACGTCATAGACTCCCTTGCATTGGAGTGTGAAAAATTAGAGAATATTCCCGACTATATTATCGGCATTGAATCAAGAGGATTTATTTTTGCTCCTGCTTTGGCTTATCATTTAGACGCAGGATTCGTTCCTGTACGTAAAAAAGGTAAACTTCCTGCGGATGTACATTCCATCGAATACCAATTAGAATACGGTACAGACACATTAGAAATTCACCAAGATGCTATAACATCTGGCTCGAAAGTGATGATTGTAGATGATGTGATTGCAACAGGTGGTACAGCTAAAGCAACGGCAGATTTAGTTCAAAAGATTGGTTCAGAGCTTGTGGCCTTTGGTTTTATTGTAGAATTGACAGGATTAGAGGGTAGGAAAAAATTACCTGATTTACCCTGTATTAGCCTTGTTGAGTATTAA
- a CDS encoding type IV pilus twitching motility protein PilT, which translates to MTQSSDRSKKQPLPFPPIIPPTQRQGITETDDETRMSNRKFPSLEDDSQSLSSQSLDFDAPDFDDDDDFESEDQTQITSPDMMPPLGRKSPNLPPPPGLRKDANSLQPPSNPSPSAKNVRPTPTPPPLTPPPLTPPPLTPPRSTAKPGETDVRRGGTVQKANLRPGPQAGIRPSAPVGRSPGQPSLQELVKLAFDNGYSDVHLGVGELPRMRDRGQMVILEQYPEIDLNTFMSWLREIMREEEIQKFKKELEFDGATQYDFARVRINVFDTLTGPALVLRLIPLKILSMEQLRLPPVFREVCEVHKGLILITGPTGSGKSTTLAAMIDYINSEFPKHIITIEDPVEFVHKSRKSLIKQREVGMNTLLFDNALKAALREDPDIILVGEMRDKSTVNTALKAAQTGHLVMGTLHTNSAIKTLERIFTLYTAEEQPAIRSAIAESLVCVIAQGLCRTTDGKRAAYHDILINTETVKDYITGNKYEEIAQLMIDGEYDGMVTMNKSLFNLYQEGRITEETALEHSPTRNEMAMMLRGRV; encoded by the coding sequence ATGACCCAATCCTCTGATAGATCTAAAAAACAGCCTTTACCTTTTCCTCCCATCATACCCCCAACCCAACGTCAGGGTATAACGGAAACTGATGATGAAACCAGAATGAGTAATCGTAAATTTCCCTCTCTGGAGGATGATAGCCAAAGCCTTTCTTCTCAATCTCTTGACTTTGATGCCCCTGATTTTGACGATGATGACGATTTTGAATCTGAAGATCAAACTCAAATCACTTCTCCTGACATGATGCCTCCTTTGGGAAGAAAAAGCCCCAATTTACCTCCTCCTCCTGGATTAAGAAAAGATGCTAATTCTCTTCAACCCCCTAGTAACCCTTCTCCATCGGCGAAAAATGTCCGCCCAACTCCCACTCCACCTCCCTTAACTCCTCCCCCTTTAACTCCCCCTCCTTTAACTCCTCCTCGTAGCACTGCTAAACCGGGAGAAACAGATGTACGCAGAGGAGGTACGGTACAGAAAGCTAATTTGAGACCGGGGCCACAAGCGGGGATTCGTCCTTCTGCACCAGTGGGAAGATCTCCCGGACAACCTTCTCTACAAGAATTAGTTAAGTTGGCTTTTGATAATGGTTATTCTGATGTGCATTTAGGAGTGGGTGAATTACCCAGAATGCGCGATCGAGGTCAGATGGTAATTTTAGAACAATATCCAGAAATCGATCTTAATACTTTTATGAGTTGGTTAAGAGAGATTATGAGAGAGGAAGAAATTCAGAAATTTAAGAAGGAATTAGAGTTTGATGGGGCGACTCAATATGACTTCGCAAGGGTAAGGATTAATGTTTTCGATACTTTAACTGGTCCTGCTTTAGTGTTGCGTTTAATTCCTTTAAAAATCCTTTCGATGGAACAATTACGCCTTCCTCCTGTTTTCAGAGAAGTATGTGAGGTTCATAAAGGCTTAATCTTGATTACAGGTCCTACGGGTTCAGGTAAATCCACCACCCTAGCGGCAATGATTGACTATATCAATAGTGAATTTCCTAAACATATTATCACCATTGAAGATCCTGTGGAATTTGTCCATAAAAGTCGTAAGTCTTTGATTAAGCAAAGAGAAGTCGGAATGAATACTCTATTGTTTGATAATGCTCTAAAAGCGGCACTTCGGGAAGATCCTGATATTATTCTAGTAGGTGAGATGCGGGATAAATCCACTGTGAACACAGCCCTTAAAGCCGCCCAAACAGGTCACTTAGTTATGGGTACTTTACATACCAACAGTGCTATCAAAACCCTAGAACGTATTTTCACTTTATACACTGCTGAGGAACAACCAGCCATTAGATCTGCGATCGCAGAATCTTTGGTGTGTGTTATTGCACAGGGTCTATGTCGTACTACGGACGGGAAACGAGCCGCCTACCACGATATTCTTATCAACACAGAAACAGTGAAAGATTACATTACTGGCAACAAATATGAGGAAATTGCTCAATTGATGATAGACGGGGAATATGATGGAATGGTAACGATGAATAAATCTTTATTTAATCTCTATCAAGAGGGAAGAATCACCGAAGAAACTGCCCTTGAACATTCCCCCACTCGTAATGAAATGGCAATGATGTTGAGAGGTAGAGTTTAA
- a CDS encoding DUF928 domain-containing protein, translated as MKNNNNPNFLRGISKLFVAVTSIMVILPVSVNALEFPSAPERNPPKSTAAGGRRGGCVQGDLPIKAITPGDDNKIKTVSSQPPFYIYIPKTKADSAQFLIKNEDGTQLDFQEIAIENGDYIIEINLSDQIGITEGQTYTWEISLVCNPMFINSGNYTKGTIERVSLDELTETQLKMTGDTLDKAKIFANADIWTETLINVIAVKDSQPQEWIELLTSVGLHDYAEKSFATN; from the coding sequence ATGAAAAATAACAATAATCCTAATTTCCTCCGAGGGATAAGTAAATTATTTGTCGCAGTTACAAGTATCATGGTTATCTTGCCTGTATCTGTAAACGCCCTTGAATTTCCTAGCGCTCCTGAGAGAAATCCTCCCAAAAGTACGGCGGCAGGTGGACGTAGAGGCGGTTGTGTTCAAGGTGATTTACCTATAAAAGCTATTACCCCCGGAGACGATAACAAAATTAAAACTGTATCTTCTCAGCCTCCTTTTTATATTTATATTCCTAAAACTAAGGCAGATTCTGCACAGTTTCTGATTAAGAATGAAGATGGAACTCAGCTAGATTTTCAGGAAATAGCTATTGAAAATGGAGATTACATTATTGAAATTAATTTATCTGACCAAATAGGTATAACAGAGGGACAAACCTATACTTGGGAAATATCGTTAGTGTGTAATCCTATGTTTATTAATAGTGGTAATTATACAAAGGGTACAATTGAAAGAGTATCCCTAGATGAGTTAACGGAAACTCAATTAAAGATGACAGGGGATACCCTTGATAAAGCCAAAATTTTTGCCAATGCAGATATTTGGACAGAAACTTTAATCAATGTTATTGCTGTTAAGGATTCTCAACCCCAAGAGTGGATAGAGTTACTTACTTCTGTTGGTTTGCATGATTATGCTGAAAAAAGTTTTGCGACAAATTAA
- a CDS encoding FAD-dependent oxidoreductase produces the protein MNNYDVIIIGGGLTGSVLSYELAKKNLRVLLLEKDSTLNNATVYSYGGISYWCGTDETTIKLCQEGINIYRNLTEELDYNIDFRELDLLFTIDKNQDPENTFEQYQKFHIAPKLLDKKETISLEPLINADAISGSLRFPQGHVHPEKMIFAYQKALMRLGGKVEQELVISVEKNQDKITGVKTEKNIYSASQIILCAGAFSRSILQNLGINLPLYFSHAQLIMTPPAPVKLKTLVMPCTMKRLDTEKQVAQSAEKIWQEESNTLYGDVLEAGAIQFLDGSFCLGQISQIIPNLNSPIDSVISEKRLRDAIASILPSLANLSGKWHNCQVAFTEGMPFLVGKIGQIEGLSVFSGFTSPFVFVPPLARYFADYLVNSEETLISFNLSQNFFQHNHANQQK, from the coding sequence ATGAATAATTATGATGTAATCATCATTGGTGGAGGTTTAACTGGCTCAGTTTTAAGTTATGAACTAGCTAAAAAAAATCTGCGAGTTTTGCTATTAGAAAAAGATTCTACTTTAAACAATGCTACCGTTTATAGTTATGGGGGAATTTCTTATTGGTGCGGAACAGATGAAACAACTATTAAATTATGCCAAGAAGGTATTAATATTTATCGTAATTTAACAGAAGAGTTAGACTATAATATTGATTTTAGGGAATTAGATTTACTATTTACTATTGATAAAAATCAAGATCCTGAAAACACTTTTGAACAATATCAAAAATTTCATATTGCCCCAAAACTATTAGATAAAAAAGAAACTATTTCTCTTGAACCATTAATTAATGCAGATGCAATTTCTGGTAGTTTAAGATTTCCTCAAGGTCATGTTCACCCAGAGAAAATGATATTTGCTTATCAAAAAGCATTGATGAGATTAGGGGGTAAAGTTGAGCAAGAATTAGTAATTTCTGTAGAGAAAAACCAAGATAAAATTACAGGGGTAAAAACTGAAAAAAATATTTATTCTGCTAGTCAAATAATTCTTTGTGCAGGAGCTTTTTCTCGTTCTATTTTGCAAAATTTAGGGATAAATTTACCTCTTTATTTTAGTCATGCCCAGTTAATTATGACTCCTCCTGCTCCCGTAAAACTAAAAACGTTGGTTATGCCCTGTACCATGAAACGTCTTGATACAGAAAAACAAGTGGCTCAATCAGCAGAAAAAATATGGCAAGAAGAAAGCAACACTCTATATGGAGATGTGTTAGAAGCGGGGGCAATTCAATTTCTCGATGGTAGCTTTTGTCTGGGGCAAATCAGTCAAATAATTCCTAATCTTAATTCTCCCATTGATTCTGTCATCAGTGAAAAAAGACTCAGAGATGCGATCGCATCTATTTTACCTTCCTTGGCTAACTTATCAGGGAAATGGCATAATTGCCAAGTTGCCTTTACAGAGGGTATGCCTTTTTTAGTGGGTAAAATCGGACAAATAGAAGGATTATCCGTCTTTTCTGGATTTACCAGTCCATTTGTGTTCGTGCCTCCCCTTGCCCGATACTTTGCCGACTATTTAGTTAATAGCGAAGAAACCCTTATTTCCTTTAATTTGTCGCAAAACTTTTTTCAGCATAATCATGCAAACCAACAGAAGTAA
- a CDS encoding PAS domain S-box protein yields MSSEKINLLLIEPRTDNYSLIRKLLTQIKYVDYSLKWFKNIQEATVTASQFYDYDAYIINSSTKNIKQWCKLLFPSPVILLTEDIATGRNFLHQGISDYLVINQLNSVLLEHSLRLSLENSRYQKQLKQNTINYQTTIAQEREKLKQIIIFHEDTTLRKQTQLELESQKKKYKTILKTAMNGIWIVDVATNPPRLVEVNDAYCYMSGYTKSELLSMSILDIEYDLNPKTLQERTEMIIKSQKLCFETKHRRKDGTIMDLLVSVNYIKEFNLVVGFQQDITEKNKVQNQLLETNAKMSAIFDALPDLFLTISSQGIIIDYKSSSRFSNLYLSTEVSLSKSIIDVFPDYFCQKIFDAIRYCQQTKEVVKFDYSILRDEKINYEEARVVALNNQEFLINIRNITQTKLAEIALKESENRYAELAESLPIGLYRNNTEGQCIYINQKTSELLGISFEECLGEGWAKRLHPEDAQRIYESWMKAFKSKSYWQEEYRFLHPNGKMVWVMANCTFTYNEKGENTGSIGGLTDITPLKELEQNLQKSQKFIKTIINTIPFPIFWKDRNSIFLGCNQLLADIHGLSSTNEIIGKTPFDFAVTEEEALKYIEDDREVIESNQAKLFIEETFTLDNGEQLWIETHKAPLPDEKGNIIGLVGMFKDITERKQTEIELKKAKIKAEEASQAKSLFLANMSHELRTPLNAILGFTQLMSLDDDISQRHKQYIDTISKSGEHLLSLINEIIDLSKIEYGKLKVNKYSFNFLDFLNNLDEIFTLKARNKNIDFILYKQSGLPEYIKTDQGKLRSIITNLINNGIKFTRQGSITLTVKVINDDDIQQEDNQNVNIYFSVEDTGTGIPENELEKIFKIFTQGNRGQNSGEGSGLGLAICETYTNLLGGHIKVSSNLHYGSKFEFNIICQKVKFTDLVKGNNIVKIFDNDFFISKYRILLLEKNPVDIQIIRHLFRGENFELRESGNRQETLKIYKQWQPSLILISVSSLNSKNIETVKIIRRLEFNYSYQTKIVALTTLSSTYELLTAGFDDFILKPFDFTNFWRKIELCLNIELKWQNKIVDHENNQKTIRLKPEDLVFMGYSWRKKLFYNSLSARSSKILRTIEEIPDNYRQIRESLKLLTDQLNFEELMYLSNINEY; encoded by the coding sequence ATGAGTTCCGAAAAAATTAATTTACTTCTGATTGAACCACGAACAGATAATTATAGTTTAATTCGCAAATTACTCACACAAATAAAATATGTAGATTACAGTTTAAAATGGTTTAAAAATATTCAAGAAGCTACGGTGACCGCATCTCAATTTTATGACTATGATGCTTATATAATCAACTCATCGACAAAGAATATCAAACAATGGTGTAAGCTACTTTTTCCCTCTCCAGTAATTTTACTCACCGAAGACATCGCAACAGGTAGAAATTTTTTACATCAAGGTATTAGCGATTATTTAGTAATTAATCAATTAAATTCAGTTTTACTAGAACATTCTCTCCGTTTATCTCTTGAAAATAGCCGTTATCAAAAACAATTAAAACAAAATACCATAAACTATCAAACTACTATTGCTCAAGAAAGAGAAAAACTAAAACAGATTATAATTTTTCACGAAGATACAACCCTACGCAAACAAACTCAATTAGAATTAGAAAGCCAAAAAAAGAAATATAAAACAATACTCAAAACCGCCATGAATGGTATCTGGATTGTTGATGTTGCCACAAATCCTCCTCGTCTAGTGGAAGTCAATGATGCTTACTGTTATATGAGTGGTTATACCAAGTCAGAATTACTGTCTATGTCAATTTTAGACATTGAATATGATCTTAATCCTAAAACCCTTCAAGAAAGGACGGAAATGATTATCAAATCCCAAAAACTTTGTTTTGAAACTAAACACCGACGTAAAGACGGCACAATCATGGATTTGTTAGTTAGCGTCAACTATATTAAAGAATTTAACTTAGTCGTTGGTTTTCAGCAAGACATAACAGAAAAAAATAAAGTCCAAAACCAACTTTTAGAAACAAATGCAAAGATGAGTGCCATTTTTGACGCACTGCCAGACTTATTCTTAACTATTTCTTCTCAAGGAATAATTATTGACTATAAATCTTCTTCTCGTTTCAGTAACTTATATCTATCGACTGAAGTATCTTTATCTAAATCGATTATAGATGTTTTCCCTGACTACTTCTGTCAAAAAATATTTGATGCCATAAGATATTGTCAACAAACAAAAGAAGTTGTTAAATTTGACTATTCCATACTTAGAGACGAAAAAATAAACTATGAAGAAGCAAGAGTAGTTGCTTTAAATAACCAAGAATTTCTAATAAATATTCGTAATATCACTCAAACTAAATTAGCTGAAATTGCACTTAAAGAAAGCGAAAATCGTTATGCAGAGTTAGCAGAATCTTTACCTATAGGTTTATATCGCAATAATACAGAGGGTCAATGTATTTATATTAATCAGAAAACCAGTGAACTTTTAGGCATTAGTTTTGAAGAATGTTTAGGAGAAGGGTGGGCAAAACGACTTCATCCAGAGGATGCCCAAAGAATTTATGAATCGTGGATGAAAGCCTTTAAAAGTAAATCTTATTGGCAAGAAGAATATCGTTTTTTACATCCTAACGGTAAAATGGTATGGGTGATGGCAAATTGTACTTTTACTTACAATGAAAAAGGAGAAAATACTGGCTCAATTGGAGGATTGACAGATATTACGCCCCTAAAAGAATTAGAGCAAAATTTACAAAAATCACAAAAATTCATCAAAACTATTATTAACACTATCCCCTTTCCTATTTTTTGGAAAGACAGAAATAGTATTTTTCTTGGCTGTAATCAACTACTAGCAGATATTCACGGTTTATCATCAACCAACGAAATAATCGGTAAAACCCCTTTTGACTTTGCTGTTACAGAGGAGGAAGCCCTAAAGTACATTGAAGATGATAGAGAAGTGATAGAATCCAATCAAGCAAAATTATTTATTGAAGAAACATTCACTTTAGATAATGGTGAACAACTTTGGATAGAAACTCATAAAGCCCCTTTGCCTGACGAAAAGGGAAATATTATTGGCTTAGTGGGAATGTTTAAAGATATAACAGAGCGTAAACAAACAGAAATTGAACTAAAAAAAGCAAAAATTAAAGCCGAAGAAGCCTCCCAAGCAAAAAGCCTTTTTTTGGCAAATATGAGCCATGAATTACGCACTCCCCTTAATGCAATTTTAGGCTTTACTCAACTAATGAGTCTTGATGATGATATTTCTCAAAGACACAAGCAATATATCGACACTATTAGTAAATCTGGGGAACATTTATTATCACTTATTAATGAAATTATCGATCTGTCAAAGATAGAATATGGGAAATTAAAAGTCAATAAATACTCTTTCAATTTTCTGGATTTTCTTAATAACCTCGATGAAATTTTTACCTTAAAAGCTCGAAACAAAAATATCGATTTTATTTTGTATAAACAATCTGGTTTGCCTGAATATATAAAAACAGATCAAGGAAAATTGAGATCTATTATTACTAATTTGATTAATAATGGGATTAAATTCACCCGTCAAGGTTCAATAACACTAACTGTTAAAGTAATTAATGACGATGATATTCAACAAGAAGACAATCAAAATGTTAACATTTATTTCTCTGTTGAGGATACTGGAACGGGTATTCCTGAAAATGAACTAGAAAAAATCTTTAAAATTTTTACTCAGGGAAATAGGGGGCAAAACTCAGGAGAAGGAAGTGGTTTAGGATTAGCTATTTGTGAAACATATACTAATTTATTGGGGGGACATATTAAAGTTAGTAGTAACCTCCATTATGGTAGTAAGTTTGAATTTAACATCATATGTCAAAAAGTAAAATTTACTGATTTAGTGAAGGGCAATAACATTGTTAAGATCTTTGATAATGACTTTTTTATCTCAAAATATAGAATATTACTACTAGAAAAAAATCCTGTAGATATTCAAATTATTCGTCATCTTTTTAGGGGAGAAAATTTTGAGCTTAGAGAAAGTGGAAATAGACAAGAAACTCTTAAAATTTATAAACAATGGCAACCAAGTCTAATTTTAATTTCTGTTTCGAGTTTAAATAGTAAGAATATAGAAACAGTAAAAATAATTAGAAGGTTAGAATTCAATTATTCATATCAGACTAAAATTGTCGCTTTAACAACTTTATCGTCAACTTATGAACTCTTAACGGCGGGTTTTGATGATTTTATCTTAAAACCCTTTGATTTCACTAATTTTTGGCGAAAAATAGAACTATGTTTGAATATAGAGCTTAAGTGGCAAAATAAAATTGTTGATCACGAAAATAATCAAAAGACGATTCGATTAAAACCTGAAGATTTAGTCTTTATGGGCTATTCTTGGCGCAAAAAACTTTTTTATAATTCCTTGAGTGCCAGAAGTAGTAAAATACTAAGAACCATTGAAGAAATTCCCGATAACTATCGACAAATAAGAGAGTCTCTAAAATTATTGACTGATCAACTCAATTTTGAAGAGTTAATGTATTTGAGTAACATAAATGAATACTGA